The nucleotide sequence TCGCTTGAATCTTTTAATCTGGTGGTCCATATTATCATCCGTCCAGCTCACCACCTTGCCTATTGATTCGATTTTCTTTCTGGCTTCCTCCCGGTTGTCCGTATGCAGATGAACCTTTATACAATCTTCATGTTCAATGACGACCACGCTTTGGCCCCATTCCGAAAGGCTGCTGATATTCCCCGGTTTATTATTATCAAACCGGACGGTTGTATCCACACAATAGCCTGCTTCGCTTTCTTCCTCAAATGAGGATGAAATCTGGAGAAAACCTTTGAATTTTTTAGTAATCGGCACTAATTTTTCCTGTCGGCCGACAAGACGGTTAAAAAAGCTTTCCAGAAATATATACATCCCGAGAGCACCGGAATCGACAACGCCTGCCCGCTTCAATTTTGGAAGCAGATTGTGGGTGGACAAGGTGGCCTTTTCCAGATGAACAATTACCTGTGACACATATTCATATTTATCTTCAATGGTATCCTTTTTTAAAAATTCAGCCAGTTCATCAAAAACCGTAAGCATGGTTCCGGCCACAGGCTTATGAACGGCCTGCCACGCCCTGCCTCTTCCCAATTCGACGGCATCGGGAAGCCCTGCAAATGAATCGGCTTTGAGAAATCCTGAAAAAAACTGAGCGGCAATATTTCCTGAATTTCCCCGGGCGGAAAGTAAAAGCCGGTTAATAGTATCTTCAGGATCCTGATTAAGCTGCCTGAGCGGAGTCATGCTGATCATCAAATTTCGCCCTGTATCTCCATCAGCCACAGGGAAAACATTAATTTCATCCAAAACATCAGACCAGGCAGCTACCCGTTCAACTCCTGAGATAAATGCTTTCTTAAAATCATGTGTCATAGGCTAAAACCCCAACGCCCTGCGAATTTTTCCGGGAATTTCAAACATAATTTCCATTTCGGGATATTTCACTGCAACCTGCTCCCCTCTTCCCTTGGTACACACCTCGCCACTGTCAATCCGCCTTATCTCAAAATCGATCACAATCTTTATTTGAGCTTCGATCACTGTCGCCTTACAGATAAAAGTATCATTGTACTTAAGGGGTATAATATGCTTGGTTGCTGTTTTGGTAAGGGGAAACAGATAATTTGTTTTTTTAAAAAACTCATACAGATCAATGCCCGCACTACTGAACAGTCCGAATCTTGCAATATCAAAGTATTTCATATAATTACCATGCCAGACA is from Thermodesulfobacteriota bacterium and encodes:
- a CDS encoding DegV family protein, which produces MTHDFKKAFISGVERVAAWSDVLDEINVFPVADGDTGRNLMISMTPLRQLNQDPEDTINRLLLSARGNSGNIAAQFFSGFLKADSFAGLPDAVELGRGRAWQAVHKPVAGTMLTVFDELAEFLKKDTIEDKYEYVSQVIVHLEKATLSTHNLLPKLKRAGVVDSGALGMYIFLESFFNRLVGRQEKLVPITKKFKGFLQISSSFEEESEAGYCVDTTVRFDNNKPGNISSLSEWGQSVVVIEHEDCIKVHLHTDNREEARKKIESIGKVVSWTDDNMDHQIKRFKRQSKPHPIHIMTDAAGSVTRQDSNQLKFTLLDSYIIAGDKSLPETYFPSAELYKSMRDGVKVSTSQASVFERHQYYQRILAQYQQVLYICVGSVYTGNYDIVMEWKKKNDPDHRMTVIDTGVASGRLGMIAIATARYANKSDDSDSVIRYAKRAVDLCDEYIFLDRLKYLAAGGRLSKTNAVFGDMFKVKPIVRPTSEGVKKVAAVRNRKGQLKFALDKIIKTINPDSSPLIMLQYTDNQSWVDHTVKEEIIKLLPSCEIILQPLSLTTSVHTGPGTWALAFLPEP
- a CDS encoding acyl-CoA thioesterase, with amino-acid sequence MELFFDTMETNKQISYEAKLTVPFHDLDPMHIVWHGNYMKYFDIARFGLFSSAGIDLYEFFKKTNYLFPLTKTATKHIIPLKYNDTFICKATVIEAQIKIVIDFEIRRIDSGEVCTKGRGEQVAVKYPEMEIMFEIPGKIRRALGF